Proteins encoded within one genomic window of Spiroplasma sabaudiense Ar-1343:
- the thiI gene encoding tRNA uracil 4-sulfurtransferase ThiI, giving the protein MKHIQVRYGELTLKGNNRNFFISKLIQNIKFKLKPFKEKIIFIKSHNSLKIDITDDLLLNIVLENLQDVFGIYSLSVVEEVENDLDAIANLALRIAQDSPSGTFKLEVERKDKTFPFSSQEIKQTVAKKILQNTEHLKVDVHQPLTKIEIIVKKESTQIFTSRIAALKGLPVGVSGKGLSLLSGGIDSPVASFLTMKRGMQVDFLHFMTPPHTTPEALEKVFSLVKKIARFNQNTFSLYVCDFGLLLQELMHIKDESYRITLMRRMFIRIANLLSHEIKAKAIITGESLGQVASQTIESINVINSVSQLPIIRPVITFDKEEIIEVSKKINTYEVSILPFDDVCSMYVPKNPVTKPRIHRAQEQEEQIIWEELVQHTLKNLITHYIVRDGQIIEKGKETE; this is encoded by the coding sequence ATGAAGCACATACAAGTTAGATACGGAGAATTAACTCTCAAAGGTAACAATCGTAATTTTTTTATTTCTAAGTTAATTCAAAATATTAAATTTAAATTAAAACCTTTCAAAGAAAAAATTATTTTTATAAAAAGTCACAATAGTTTAAAGATTGATATAACAGATGATTTGCTTCTAAACATAGTCTTGGAAAATTTGCAAGATGTTTTTGGAATATATTCATTATCAGTTGTTGAAGAAGTTGAAAATGACTTGGATGCCATTGCAAATCTAGCCCTTAGAATTGCTCAAGACTCCCCCTCTGGAACATTTAAACTAGAAGTGGAAAGAAAGGACAAGACCTTTCCTTTTAGCTCTCAGGAAATAAAACAAACAGTTGCGAAAAAAATTTTACAAAATACAGAGCACCTCAAAGTTGATGTCCACCAACCGTTAACAAAAATCGAAATTATTGTTAAAAAAGAATCAACCCAAATTTTTACCTCGAGAATAGCTGCGCTAAAAGGATTGCCAGTTGGGGTGAGTGGTAAAGGTTTGAGTCTTTTGAGTGGAGGGATTGATTCTCCAGTAGCTTCCTTTTTAACAATGAAGCGAGGTATGCAAGTGGACTTCTTGCATTTTATGACCCCCCCACATACAACACCAGAAGCATTGGAAAAAGTTTTTAGCCTTGTTAAAAAAATTGCTAGATTCAATCAAAATACTTTTTCGCTTTATGTTTGTGACTTTGGCTTGCTCTTGCAAGAACTTATGCACATCAAAGACGAATCTTATCGCATTACTTTAATGAGAAGAATGTTTATAAGAATCGCTAACTTACTAAGCCACGAAATAAAAGCGAAGGCAATAATTACCGGAGAATCTTTAGGTCAAGTCGCAAGTCAAACAATCGAAAGTATTAATGTAATTAATTCAGTTTCACAATTGCCAATTATTCGACCTGTAATTACTTTTGATAAAGAAGAAATTATTGAAGTATCAAAAAAAATTAATACCTATGAAGTGTCAATTTTACCATTTGATGATGTCTGTAGTATGTATGTACCCAAAAACCCGGTAACAAAGCCAAGAATTCATCGTGCTCAAGAACAAGAAGAACAAATTATTTGAGAAGAATTGGTTCAACATACTTTAAAAAATTTAATAACACATTATATTGTAAGGGACGGTCAAATTATTGAAAAAGGAAAAGAAACAGAGTAA
- a CDS encoding septation ring formation regulator EzrA, whose product MGNIEYEIDWIQKPTNFIGIGIFFACFVIFVTLIVILYIYRKIIAKIAQCIDLIDQLKRTPLKVLLQRIANINKVNKLYEQELMVWRTKYELLFEKELKKTFASLGEIINNRKATRPLLSNYNKINNIYLTLKEISNKVQDIIDEITAATEIELIQRDNSILVREVFQELKEEATILTFGKIEIDEKKLTETIQKIEGFFEEFYIELEEGNYKSSWDVLYKIDNSLIFLIELLDNIPTIISTILTIVPTKLIELKNKYVTFGQANEKISKNAESYAILEMNVDTLRIKINNQLKRLQYKKANKLLAEIFDLIKQFTNEVEYDDNLRLFFERNDEKMRQFIKEIDVACNNIEKAHRSIKALNKAPTQEWKNFEKSRYEFSKTKELAYKIFAAIDTSDSITSIDLRSLKEKCKEVIQRAVVNVESFEKAASEIEGKTSSMDYLINDVVFVQSILSQCEVKINQHRSVVELKKYWTQISELNQAINQFNQSKIAPFDSEEEKNYITERIEELSKRVWKLSRQINDTIFLDFISQEIILYMERFVDTVPNAENVIATAEQYYHNRHLDQLIGYSVKQISHFKQKSSKR is encoded by the coding sequence ATGGGAAATATAGAATATGAAATTGATTGAATTCAAAAACCAACTAATTTTATTGGTATTGGTATTTTTTTTGCTTGTTTTGTGATATTTGTCACATTGATTGTTATTTTATATATTTACCGTAAAATAATTGCCAAAATTGCTCAATGCATTGATTTAATTGATCAGTTAAAACGCACACCCTTAAAGGTACTACTCCAAAGAATTGCTAATATTAATAAGGTTAATAAATTATATGAGCAAGAATTAATGGTCTGAAGAACGAAGTATGAACTGCTATTTGAAAAGGAATTAAAGAAAACTTTTGCCAGTTTAGGAGAAATTATAAATAACCGAAAAGCAACTCGACCACTTTTATCAAACTATAATAAAATTAACAACATATACCTAACTTTAAAAGAAATTTCCAATAAAGTTCAAGATATTATTGACGAAATAACAGCAGCAACTGAAATCGAGTTAATTCAAAGAGATAACTCAATTTTAGTGCGAGAAGTTTTTCAGGAGTTAAAAGAGGAAGCAACAATTTTGACCTTTGGAAAAATTGAAATTGATGAAAAAAAATTAACAGAGACAATTCAAAAAATTGAAGGTTTTTTTGAGGAATTTTACATTGAACTTGAGGAAGGAAATTACAAATCAAGCTGAGATGTACTATATAAAATTGACAATAGTTTAATTTTTTTAATCGAACTATTAGATAATATTCCAACGATAATTTCAACAATTTTAACGATTGTTCCCACAAAATTAATTGAACTCAAAAATAAATACGTAACTTTTGGCCAAGCTAATGAAAAAATTAGCAAAAATGCTGAAAGCTATGCTATTTTAGAAATGAATGTGGACACCTTAAGAATAAAAATCAACAATCAATTAAAGCGCCTGCAATATAAAAAAGCAAATAAACTTTTAGCTGAAATTTTTGATTTAATTAAGCAATTTACAAACGAAGTAGAATACGATGATAATTTAAGATTATTTTTTGAACGCAATGACGAAAAAATGCGCCAATTTATTAAAGAAATTGATGTTGCTTGCAACAATATTGAAAAAGCACACCGCTCAATTAAGGCCTTAAATAAAGCTCCAACTCAGGAATGAAAAAATTTTGAAAAGAGCCGCTATGAATTTTCAAAAACAAAAGAATTAGCCTACAAAATTTTTGCAGCAATTGATACTAGCGACAGTATCACCAGTATTGATTTGAGATCTTTAAAAGAAAAATGCAAAGAAGTTATCCAAAGAGCTGTTGTCAATGTTGAAAGTTTTGAAAAGGCCGCTAGTGAAATTGAGGGAAAAACTTCAAGTATGGACTACCTAATTAATGATGTGGTTTTTGTTCAGTCAATCTTAAGTCAGTGTGAAGTTAAAATTAACCAGCATCGCAGTGTTGTTGAATTAAAAAAATACTGAACACAAATTTCTGAACTCAACCAAGCAATTAACCAATTTAACCAAAGCAAAATAGCTCCATTTGATAGTGAAGAGGAAAAAAATTATATAACTGAAAGAATTGAAGAACTTTCAAAACGAGTTTGAAAACTTTCAAGACAAATAAATGATACAATTTTTCTTGATTTTATTTCTCAGGAAATAATTTTGTATATGGAAAGATTTGTTGATACTGTCCCCAATGCTGAAAATGTAATCGCTACAGCTGAACAATATTATCATAACCGTCATTTAGATCAACTAATTGGTTATTCAGTCAAACAAATTAGTCACTTTAAACAAAAAAGTTCTAAACGCTAG
- the rpsD gene encoding 30S ribosomal protein S4, whose amino-acid sequence MSRYTGSTFKKARRYGFSILENGKEFSKGKKRTTAPGQHGAKRVKLSGYGLQMQEKQKVKFMYGLTERQFRNTYARAKGMHGITGTNFLQQLESRLDNIVYRLSLSMTRQGARQLVNHGHILVNDKKVDIPSYNVKVGDVIKLKDSMAKNSKIVEAIANNQATVSFVKFDKTKLAGEYVRLPERSELNQEINEALIVEWYNRLIK is encoded by the coding sequence ATGTCAAGATATACAGGCTCGACATTCAAAAAAGCTCGTCGATATGGTTTTTCTATTTTAGAAAATGGTAAAGAGTTTAGCAAAGGTAAAAAACGCACAACAGCACCAGGACAACACGGAGCAAAACGTGTTAAATTATCTGGTTATGGATTGCAAATGCAAGAAAAACAAAAAGTTAAATTTATGTATGGGCTAACTGAACGCCAATTTCGTAATACTTATGCAAGAGCAAAAGGTATGCACGGAATTACAGGAACCAACTTCTTGCAACAACTAGAATCACGCTTAGATAATATTGTTTATCGTTTAAGTTTATCAATGACTCGTCAAGGAGCTAGACAGTTAGTTAACCACGGTCATATCCTTGTAAATGATAAAAAAGTTGATATTCCATCATACAACGTTAAAGTTGGGGATGTTATTAAACTAAAAGACAGTATGGCTAAAAATTCAAAAATAGTTGAAGCAATTGCCAATAACCAAGCAACAGTAAGTTTTGTAAAATTTGATAAAACTAAACTTGCTGGAGAATATGTTCGTCTACCAGAACGCTCTGAACTAAACCAAGAAATCAACGAAGCACTAATAGTTGAATGATACAACCGTTTAATTAAATAG